In one window of Zingiber officinale cultivar Zhangliang chromosome 11A, Zo_v1.1, whole genome shotgun sequence DNA:
- the LOC122031219 gene encoding zinc finger MYM-type protein 1-like: MENHQPVMKRGKTLLSFFQKQDQSEGSSIPNDVPPSVATSSEFIESSPSNPVIELSVSIERDPGKRKQICEYPINERDQVRRAYLNAGPYQPKLLTYQRTQFGKQTRRFQEHWYNKFRWLEYSSSTDKAYCFYCFLFLTDPTQPNLSSLAIDGFNSWKRVCNGDKCAFLTHVGTSSSSHHNTSLRKAEGLMKPSQHIDKVMLAVSSEEVQKNRLRLKTTITSVRWLALQGCSFKGHNESSKSLNRGNFLELLDAFGRLNKEVGDVLSSAARNNTYTSPEVQKEVLNIMANRVRQRIRSEIGDASFCILVDEAQDESKREQMALILRFVNSNGILTERYFEIKSVSDTTSLTLKNTVSDILVHYNLPAQNMRGQGYDGASNMRGAWNGLQALFLKDCPYAYYVHCFAHRLQLTLVSAAKDVRDIWDFFSHLDNVVNMMTSSPKRLCELQITQRREIEHLLEIGERNPGRGANQIGNLQRAGATRWSSHYDSVKSLIDMYGATCKVLEHLSEHSSNTSSQAEVGGIYKNITSFEFVFVLHFMRRILAITDILCQALQKKTQDILTAMRFVYSTKIVIQALREDGWAEFLQEVTSFCSKHDVYIPDFDSSYRVGRSRGREYPTVEHHYHFDVFNKAIDFLLMELNTRFNETSVELLSLSVALDPKNSFESFNIDDICKLAEKFYPQDFTKQDIYSLRIELQHYQSDVISESRFQVSTLSNLCQELVVSRRSENYVMLTRLIYLVLTLPVSAATVERAFSAMKHVKTAIRNKMEDGFLADCMTIYIEREFAMNIDVESIIDEYYAYDQHLNMIFGDVEEIITTVEIDNETYEEIVQTTKRIVPFLFVQGDRVILVSPPLRIA, encoded by the exons ATGGAAAATCATCAACCTGTTATGAAAAGGGGAAAaactttattatctttttttcaaAAACAAGACCAATCTGAAGGTTCCTCAATTCCTAATGATGTCCCCCCTTCAGTAGCCACATCTTCTGAATTCATAGAGTCTTCACCTTCTAATCCTGTCATAGAACTATCTGTTTCTATTGAACGTGATCCGGGGAAGAGGAAACAAATATGTGAATATCCAATAAATGAACGAGACCAAGTTCGACGAGCTTACCTAAATGCTGGACCATATCAACCGAAACTTTTGACATATCAACGAACACAATTTGGTAAGCAAACACGTAGATTCCAAGAACATTGGTATAATAAGTTTCGGTGGTTGGAATACTCTTCTTCAACAGATAAGGCATATTGCTtttattgctttctttttctTACCGATCCTACTCAACCAAATCTTTCATCATTGGCCATCGATGGATTTAACAGTTGGAAGAGGGTATGTAATGGAGATAAGTGTGCATTTCTCACTCATGTTGGTACCTCTTCTTCATCACATCATAATACATCTTTGAGAAAGGCCGAAGGTTTAATGAAACCATCTCAGCatattgacaaagtaatgcttgCTGTATCAAGTGAGGAAGTTCAGAAAAATCGTCTGCGTCTTAAAACCACAATTACAAGTGTGCGGTGGCTTGCACTTCAAGGTTGTTCTTTCAAGGGGCATAACGAATCATCTAAGTCATTGAATCgagggaattttcttgaattgttGGATGCTTTTGGACGACTTAATAAAGAAGTTGGAGATGTATTGAGTAGTGCTGCAAGAAATAATACATACACTTCTCCAGAAGTACAAAAAGAGGTTTTGAATATTATGGCCAATAGAGTTCGACAAAGAATTCGAAGTGAAATTGGGGATGCAAGcttttgtattcttgttgatgaagCACAAGATGAATCTAAACGTGAGCAAATGGCTCTTATCTTGAGGTTCGTGAATAGCAATGGGATTCTAACAGAACGATATTTTGAAATCAAAAGTGTTAGTGATACTACCTCATTGACACTCAAAAACACAGTTAGTGATATTCTTGTTCATTACAACCTTCCAGCTCAGAACATGAGAGGTCAAGGGTATGATGGGGCTAGTAATATGCGGGGTGCTTGGAATGGACTACAGGCTTTATTTCTCAAAGATTGTCCATATGCATATTATGTACATTGTTTTGCACACAGATTACAATTAACATTGGTTTCAGCAGCTAAGGATGTTCGAGATATTTGGGATTTCTTCTCTCATTTGGATAATGTTGTTAATATGATGACGTCTTCTCCTAAGCGTCTTTGTGAGTTGCAAATTACTCAAAGAAGAGAAATAGAGCATTTGCTAGAAATTGGAGAGCGTAATCCAGGACGTGGGGCTAATCAGATTGGTAACTTGCAACGAGCAGGGGCAACTCGTTGGAGTTCTCATTATGACTCTGTAAAGAGTTTGATAGATATGTATGGTGCTACTTGTAAGGTGCTTGAGCATCTAAGTGAGCATAGTTCAAATACAAGTTCTCAGGCTGAAGTTGGTGGTATATATAAAAACATAACAAGCTTCGAATTTGTATTTGTCTTGCATTTCATGCGTAGGATTTTGGCCATCACTGATATTTTGTGTCAGGCCCTCCAGAAGAAAACTCAAGATATTTTAACTGCAATGAGATTTGTCTACAGTACAAAAATTGTCATTCAAGCATTGAGGGAAGATGGATGGGCAGAATTTCTACAGGAAGTGACTTCATTTTGCTCAAAACATGATGTTTACATACCTGACTTCGACAGTTCATATAGGGTTGGTCGTTCCCGTGGGCGAGAGTATCCTACAGTTGAGCATCATTATCATTTTGATGTTTTCAATAAAGCAATAGATTTTCTTCTGATGGAGTTAAATACAAGATTTAATGAGACATCAGTAGAACTCCTTTCTCTTAGCGTAGCATTGGACCCTAAAAATTCATTTGAATCATTCAACATAGATGACATTTGCAAGCTTGCAGAGAAGTTTTACCCTCAGGATTTTACAAAACAAGATATTTATTCCTTGAGAATTGAGTTGCAACATTATCAGAGTGATGTGATTTCTGAATCTCGATTTCAAGTATCCACTCTTTCTAATTTATGTCAGGAGTTGGTTGTGAGTAGAAGGTCAGAGAATTATGTTATGCTGACACGACTGATTTATCTTGTGTTGACACTACCCGTATCTGCTGCTACAGTTGAAAGAGCTTTTTCAGCCATGAAACATGTCAAAACTGCAATTCGTAACAAGATGGAGGATGGTTTTCTTGCTGATTGTATGACCATTTATATTGAGCGAGAATTTGCAATGAATATAGATGTAGAGTCTATTATTGATGAATATTAC GCTTACGATCAACATTTGAATATGATTTTTGGAGATGTGGAAGAGATCATAACTACTGTGGAAATTGACAATGAGACTTATGAAGAAATAGTTCAG ACCACCAAGCGAATTGTGCCGTTTCTTTTTGTTCAAGGTGATAGAGTTATTTTAGTTTCTCCACCTTTGAGGATAGCATGA